DNA from Denticeps clupeoides chromosome 7, fDenClu1.1, whole genome shotgun sequence:
GTTTAAGATGAGCAGCAGTGAAAAAGCCTTGTTGCCACCAATTGGGATGTCCCTTAACATATCTGAGGGGAGCTTTTCACGAGTGGATCTATCCAACAACCCGCTTTCGGACACTCACGAGTTTAAGCAGGCGTGTGCCGTATGCTATGTTAAAACCGGTAAGAtcatttttgattttttgttACTCCGATTGGCAAAACAGTGAATGTTCTGGCCTCTGTTCTGAGTTCCTGACGTATTCCTCTTTCTGCAGGACCTGGGGTGCTAGATTACACCCACTACACAGATGACCATAAATGCAGACAAGACCTATTACTGGGGAGAATCAGATATTCTGGAGACAACACTTGGAAGCTAATTCGTCCAAGATCAACAAAGAACCAGTATGTGGGTCCTTATTACATATGCAAAGGTAAACCTGTTCTGTGTATTATTAtatatctgtttgtttttgtattgttAGTGTTCTTAAAATATTTTCCCTGGCTGTTAGATGTTGCCATGGGAGAAGAATGCAGATACCCTGGTCACTGCACATTTGCATACTGCCAAGAGGAGATCGATGTCTGGACTTTGGAAAGGAAAGGTTTCCTCTGCAGAGAGCTGCTGTGTGATCCGTATGGCTCGAGAAAGAAGATGCACCTCACAGTTTCTGCCATCCTACAGGAGCATCATGGgacatttatgtttttgtgtgaggtaggacatatattttaaaatgatgtctagcttttttttttttttttttaaggctcaGGTGTAGAAGTAATTTGTAAGCAAAGCACCCCTGCCCCGTATGGTGGGCGGGATCCATCCTTCACTTTGTACAGCAGGAGGACGCATTTGACTTGTAAATGGCGTTGATGGCGCTGCTCTGGGGAACATTGACCCGGTCTCGTCTTGTATCTCGCAGGTGTGTTTTGATCATAAGCCCCGGATCATCAGCAAAACAAACAAGGATAACCCAAGCCTCTGCTCTCATCCTGTGACAAAGCATAGTTTTGAAGACAAAAAGTAAGAGCCCCTCAGACTACACTTTCAGTGAAGGGAAGTGAAGCTCCTTCCGTTCTGGCCTTTTTAATGAGGGGGGTCTTAATGTCCTACAGATGCATGGTTCACATTCTGAAGGAGAGCACGGTGAGGTTCTCCAAAATCAGGCCTTACAATTCCCAGCACCAGATGGACTTGTGTCGGCACGAGGTGCGATATGGGTGCCAGCGGGAGGATTTCTGCTTTTACGCCCACAGTCTCATTGAGCTGAAGGTGTGGATGCTCCAGTCTGAGCAAGGTCAGCCCACGCACAACATAAATGTTGATTAAGTGACTCCAGATACTTAAAAGCTGTATCTATAGTGATCAAACTTCAGTGTGATTCCGAGGTTATATTGACAGTATTGTGGATTCTACATAGTAGTGCATCTTACTAATTAGcctaatttaataataaaaaaatatacattgactaatttttttttttttgttcagaatcATAATTTCAGCATCCTAGGGGGAGTGCACAGGTTATGAACAAATACTGTAAAGTAATacattatataatgtttttttctttaaaggtaTTTCACATGAGAGCATTGTCCAGGAGGCACAAAAATATTGGAATGTGCAGGCCAGTTCACAGGGCATTCAGGTAAATAGAAACCGAAATGTTCTTTTGCTGTATGACGTGAAAATGAGCgtatggggatggtaccttgctcaaagggacctcagtggcagttcaggatttaaaccggcaaccttctgattattggtcCACTTTacgtacccgctaggccaccactgcaccattaTGTTAGCATATTGACCAGAGCCTTGGGGTGGTAAACATCCTGACCAATCTGATTTTGATACCATGTCCTCTCTGTTGCTAAATTCAGGAGCTCCCTGTGGCTTTTAAGAAATTCGGGCCCCAAAACCTGAAGTTGCAGTTTGTGTGTGGGCAGTGCTGGAGAAATGGCCAAGTCAGTGAGCCTGACAAGAACAGGAAGTACTGCAGTGCAAAGGCCAGGCATCCGTAAGTCCAGGCAGTTTTCCAAGACACCTCACACTCAGGTTTGGGTATCTGATCAGTATTATTTACTAAGCTAATTGCATTTTCACTGAGACACACAGTGTGACAACAGTGTGTTGTAACAGGCTGTTTGTGAGTCACATTGTCTGTTTCAGAAATGCAAGTTTTTCCTGCAACTGAGATGCTTTATGGGGAAATGATCAATATTGTGAAACAGAATCTGCTATTTGAACATGTAATTTGAGAAGGATGTTACGGCAGAACACTGATCCATCCCTTTATTTTCGTCTCATATCTAGATGGGCCAAAGACAGGAGAGTGGTCTTGGTGCAAGAAGTTGCCCGCAAGAAGTGGACTACTGTGCGGCCTCTGCCCACAAAGAAACCTGTACCTTCGCAGTTTGAGGTAAAGATGCTGTCTTATTTCGTCCATCTCACTCGAGCTTTCTTTGTGctgattttattaatatattttattaaaacaatataaatgtattattaatgtattttcttgTAGATATTTTGCTCATACAAAAGGAAAATTCTGAATAATAGATATAGgtagatatacagtacaggccgaaagtttggacaccttttcacaccttttcattcaatgtgttttctttattttcataactccacgtgttcattcatagttttgatgccttcagtgagaatctaccaacgtaaatggtcatgaaaataaaaatagaatgaCAAGATGTACAAAagtttgccctgtactgtatatggtgTAGGTGCAGAATCATGTAGAGGGAAGTGTATATATAATGGCTTCAATTTAGTGTGGCCGGGGAATATCAGTAACAACCTATTAGTAATCAGATTGGCTCAGACAGAATGATATGTCTGTCATACATGTGACAACTATCATTCTGACCGACAGATTTGCAATCACGTGTTGACCGGCAAGAAATGCCAGTATGTTGGGAACTGCACCTTTGCCCACGGCATCGAGGAAAAGGACCTGTGGACGTATATGAAAGACAACAACAGTGAGTAACATAATCCCAGTGCTCCTCTGACGTTTCGTCCTCTTGCTGCAAATAAGTCATGGAAGCCAAAACGCAGAAAGAGCAACCAAATTCTCCGTTTTCTCTTAATCAAGTTGCGGATATGGAGCAGCTCTATGAGCTATGGCTGCAGTCCCAGAAGCCAGGCTACAATGAGGACAGCTCCAGCAGCTCCGTCAGGGAGAATGGCAAGCAGATCCACATGCCTACTGACTATGCTGAGGAAGTGGTACGTCTCTGCTGTAGAAAAATACACATTACTTAATATCGGTTAATTACCCTGCGTTTTCATTGAAATTCTAGGCCGGCAATCACTGTTGGCTGTGTGGCAAGAACTGTAACAGTGAAAAGCAGTGGCAGCAGCACATCACTTCGGACAAACACAAGGAAAGAGTCTTCAACTCCGAGGACGACCAGAACTGCTGGCAGTATCGCTTCCCTACCGGCACCTTCAAAGTCTGCGAGAGGTAAAATCACCTTGGATCGGAGACGCCTCGCCCGTTTGCACTGTGTACCACTGTGTTCaactgttcaaataaacttgCCTGTCGCAGGTTCCTCAAAGGTACCTGCACTGAGGAAGAGCACTGTAAACTGGCCCATGGGGAGGAGGAGCTGACCGAGTGGAAGGATCGCCGGGAATTCCTTTTGATGAAGCTCGCCAAAGCCCGGAAAGATCACCTCATATCTCCGAACGACAATGACTTTGGCAAATATAGTTTTCTGCTTAAAGACATTTAAAGgatttttagttttaaataaGTTAATCATTGAGCAAAATGTCAGACTTTCTTTGAAAATGGATGAGGGAGATTAATAACCATTGTCAACCCGGTTGGGCAATAATGTGCTCTGAGTTGGGGAACTGGAAATTGGTTCTAGCTCAGTTTGCATGGAGAGTCAGAACGGAGCTGGCCTTGTGTACTCGGCGGTCTTGGCCTAGTTGCTGTTACAGATGATTGTGCAccattgtgttttatgttgcaGTCATTTCTCTGGTAAACATGGATTTTATTATGAGGATCAATGAAACAAGGTCACAGCCAACAAAAAGACCAAAGGGAAGCCGCTGTCTTGGTCGGAGGAACCAGTTTGGATTTGATATgacaatgttgttgttgtttaataaaATCTTTTGTTATTCTCCATGTTTAGGTTGACTtgttcagtgtatttttttatagttttcatAAAATCTACcttttggatttattttttttttctttttcaaaaagcagtcaaaactgtattttgtttttcacttttgttttcaGTGTTGTATTGTCAAAAgctgtttttatgttaattccCTGTTTTTAAAAGGGAATTTGGGGTATGGACAGTGTTGTAGGTGCCAACCACCCCTCTCCCACCACCACTTGTCTACTGTTGTCTTTttatggaggggggggggggaactaTATTCTTTCTTCATTCTGTGCAATCTGACTGGCCATTTAACTACTAAATCACAATCAGTATTCATCCACTTATCTGTCTGAGGTAATGAGTATTCTGAATGTATATTCTGTTAAGGGACCATACCAAGCTGAACTGTTTAGACTTGAGAGTTTCTGGCTGTGTTTATGCCAAACAGGATAGGTCTGTGACCCTTTTTGTAACTAAAGATTTTACAATTAATCAGTCTTACACCAATTaaagattttcttttgttgCTTTATTTTAAACCCCTAGGAAGTCctgttttaattcattattttggaATCGGCTATATTGTTCAATtttccttaaataaaaaaatatttcc
Protein-coding regions in this window:
- the LOC114793949 gene encoding zinc finger CCCH domain-containing protein 7A-like isoform X2, with the translated sequence MSMRHQDRSCRWQGIQEGLKFIKSTLPYPGTQEQYEVFIRDLVKNLFGEGNDVFSEGEWTRAVELYTEALNIAEYAETEDIIISSGIREKLYANRAAAYLNIGFHDQALGDCEQALQLNSGNYRALYRKAMSLKEMGRHSEAYEAVAKCSLAVPQDARVIELTHELAQVLGLKIRKAYRSRPALNVVCGPSLSGAASEKILAGSASVNDIEIEEPPLATEVSGSVPVPSMPPAIETMEPEQAPPSAISSVISVDEIPMPPHTLVNGGRANETYSVPESHVEFDSEIIGDDLDELLDSANPSDSVAAIPIAEGPIPLPTSMSATVLSAPLLMPSHISHPFMNVLPPCTVNLPAPYHKTSSYSIGLDTFPSPLDSLDSLSLSDGKQESKVTSHPFFTYTKPAEKPDFNCSTSPFVPMSSSEKALLPPIGMSLNISEGSFSRVDLSNNPLSDTHEFKQACAVCYVKTGPGVLDYTHYTDDHKCRQDLLLGRIRYSGDNTWKLIRPRSTKNQYVGPYYICKDVAMGEECRYPGHCTFAYCQEEIDVWTLERKGFLCRELLCDPYGSRKKMHLTVSAILQEHHGTFMFLCEVCFDHKPRIISKTNKDNPSLCSHPVTKHSFEDKKCMVHILKESTVRFSKIRPYNSQHQMDLCRHEVRYGCQREDFCFYAHSLIELKVWMLQSEQGISHESIVQEAQKYWNVQASSQGIQELPVAFKKFGPQNLKLQFVCGQCWRNGQVSEPDKNRKYCSAKARHPWAKDRRVVLVQEVARKKWTTVRPLPTKKPVPSQFEICNHVLTGKKCQYVGNCTFAHGIEEKDLWTYMKDNNIADMEQLYELWLQSQKPGYNEDSSSSSVRENGKQIHMPTDYAEEVAGNHCWLCGKNCNSEKQWQQHITSDKHKERVFNSEDDQNCWQYRFPTGTFKVCERFLKGTCTEEEHCKLAHGEEELTEWKDRREFLLMKLAKARKDHLISPNDNDFGKYSFLLKDI
- the LOC114793949 gene encoding zinc finger CCCH domain-containing protein 7A-like isoform X1 — encoded protein: MSMRHQDRSCRWQGIQEGLKFIKSTLPYPGTQEQYEVFIRDLVKNLFGEGNDVFSEGEWTRAVELYTEALNIAEYAETEDIIISSGIREKLYANRAAAYLNIGFHDQALGDCEQALQLNSGNYRALYRKAMSLKEMGRHSEAYEAVAKCSLAVPQDARVIELTHELAQVLGLKIRKAYRSRPALNVVCGPSLSGAASEKILAGSASVNDIEIEEPPLATEVSGSVPVPSMPPAIETMEPEQAPPSAISSVISVDEIPMPPHTLVNGGRANETYSVPESHVEFDSEIIGDDLDELLDSANPSDSVAAIPIAEGPIPLPTSMSATVLSAPLLMPSHISHPFMNVLPPCTVNLPAPYHKTSSYSIGLDTFPSPLDSLDSLSLSDGKQEESKVTSHPFFTYTKPAEKPDFNCSTSPFVPMSSSEKALLPPIGMSLNISEGSFSRVDLSNNPLSDTHEFKQACAVCYVKTGPGVLDYTHYTDDHKCRQDLLLGRIRYSGDNTWKLIRPRSTKNQYVGPYYICKDVAMGEECRYPGHCTFAYCQEEIDVWTLERKGFLCRELLCDPYGSRKKMHLTVSAILQEHHGTFMFLCEVCFDHKPRIISKTNKDNPSLCSHPVTKHSFEDKKCMVHILKESTVRFSKIRPYNSQHQMDLCRHEVRYGCQREDFCFYAHSLIELKVWMLQSEQGISHESIVQEAQKYWNVQASSQGIQELPVAFKKFGPQNLKLQFVCGQCWRNGQVSEPDKNRKYCSAKARHPWAKDRRVVLVQEVARKKWTTVRPLPTKKPVPSQFEICNHVLTGKKCQYVGNCTFAHGIEEKDLWTYMKDNNIADMEQLYELWLQSQKPGYNEDSSSSSVRENGKQIHMPTDYAEEVAGNHCWLCGKNCNSEKQWQQHITSDKHKERVFNSEDDQNCWQYRFPTGTFKVCERFLKGTCTEEEHCKLAHGEEELTEWKDRREFLLMKLAKARKDHLISPNDNDFGKYSFLLKDI